A genomic segment from Tuwongella immobilis encodes:
- a CDS encoding HAMP domain-containing methyl-accepting chemotaxis protein gives MKNWRISTKMIIIIAVMALTSLSIAAVGYYQFSKVETDLNRMIDTTADLERKSMELRILVGATLLQERAALLTDDPQLAAKHAKESLEKAATIDTARATLPTDLEKNGFLEEAKLASQFENSWERCAANQQQVLKIGLENSLGKARESVKSTISPRIRSWQNVCQSVREAVLRDRDAILAAKDLDKLIAMEGKLRIILELERDILELPNWLTTHINTRVDEGFEKIEARITELQEQIDRNINNLLTQVDGPVKPLVERLSKEFLDMRPQFSEVIRLSRIDSNAETTKLLAATEMDTINSLNALKDLTNKLHTRLEVDSDSLESMTRLARNLMLSVPGFGITISIFLALTITRGIVRPLAKGVELSSALADGDLTRRLKLDRRDEVGLLTNAMDRVADAFGHVLTDLSTVATGINGSANQLDSVSKKLLTQSDDMSSRARHVAVAAEQMTTNINMMAGAAEQMSINMISISSASEEISVNVGMISKAAEQTSDKVTTVTSAIVTSTRTFENIAREAREETVIADRAREMANHASGTMSHLDRAAGEIGKVSETIKMIALQTNLLALNATIEATAAGDAGKGFAVVAHEIKELATQSARAAEDITRKIEAVQTSTRDAVRAIESVSEVINQLSAAASTIRVSVEEQSVLAKRSSDNLGEASHSVGEIANSISEVSKGTTEMSRNAGEAAKGANDVSRNAAEAAQGVREITAGIQQVSQSSQQTSLSAKELTTAATQLQKISGELQAIVKRFRLEA, from the coding sequence ATGAAAAACTGGCGAATTTCCACCAAAATGATCATCATCATCGCGGTGATGGCGTTGACCTCGCTCTCCATTGCTGCGGTTGGATATTATCAATTCTCCAAAGTGGAAACCGATCTGAATCGGATGATCGACACCACGGCGGATCTGGAACGCAAAAGCATGGAGTTGCGGATTCTCGTCGGGGCGACGCTGCTGCAAGAACGCGCCGCGTTGCTGACCGATGACCCGCAATTGGCCGCGAAACATGCCAAGGAATCGCTCGAAAAAGCCGCCACCATCGACACCGCCCGCGCAACACTGCCAACCGATTTGGAAAAGAACGGCTTTCTGGAAGAGGCCAAACTTGCCAGCCAATTCGAAAACTCCTGGGAACGCTGCGCCGCCAATCAGCAACAAGTCCTGAAGATCGGCCTGGAAAACTCCCTCGGCAAAGCCCGCGAATCGGTAAAATCGACGATTTCGCCTCGCATTCGCAGTTGGCAAAATGTCTGTCAATCGGTCCGCGAGGCGGTGCTGCGGGATCGCGACGCCATCTTGGCGGCCAAAGACCTGGACAAGCTCATCGCCATGGAAGGGAAACTCCGCATCATCCTGGAACTCGAACGCGACATCCTCGAACTCCCGAATTGGCTGACCACGCACATCAACACGCGGGTGGACGAGGGATTTGAAAAGATTGAAGCCCGCATCACCGAATTGCAGGAGCAAATCGACCGCAACATCAACAATCTGCTCACGCAAGTCGATGGCCCAGTGAAGCCATTGGTCGAACGATTGTCGAAAGAATTCCTGGACATGCGCCCGCAATTCAGCGAAGTCATCCGCCTGTCACGCATCGATTCCAATGCCGAGACGACGAAGCTGTTGGCCGCCACCGAGATGGACACCATCAACTCGCTCAACGCGCTGAAAGATCTCACCAACAAGCTGCATACCCGGCTGGAAGTCGATTCCGACAGCCTCGAATCGATGACTCGCTTGGCGCGGAATCTGATGCTTTCCGTTCCGGGATTCGGAATCACCATCAGTATCTTTCTGGCGCTGACGATCACTCGTGGAATCGTCCGCCCGTTGGCCAAGGGGGTGGAACTCTCCAGCGCGTTGGCCGATGGCGATTTGACCCGCCGATTGAAACTGGATCGACGCGACGAAGTCGGGTTATTGACCAATGCCATGGACCGCGTCGCCGATGCCTTCGGGCATGTGCTGACCGACCTCTCCACGGTGGCCACCGGAATCAACGGCTCCGCCAATCAGCTCGATAGCGTCTCCAAGAAACTGCTCACGCAAAGCGACGATATGTCGTCGCGAGCCCGGCATGTGGCGGTGGCGGCGGAGCAGATGACCACGAATATCAACATGATGGCTGGTGCCGCCGAGCAGATGAGCATCAACATGATCTCGATTTCGTCGGCCAGCGAAGAAATCAGCGTCAATGTGGGCATGATCTCCAAAGCGGCGGAACAAACGTCGGACAAAGTCACGACCGTCACCAGTGCGATTGTCACGTCGACTCGCACGTTTGAGAACATCGCCCGAGAAGCCCGCGAAGAAACGGTGATTGCCGACCGCGCCCGCGAGATGGCGAACCATGCCAGCGGGACCATGAGTCACTTGGATCGAGCCGCCGGCGAGATTGGCAAAGTCAGCGAAACGATCAAGATGATCGCCCTGCAAACGAACTTGCTGGCGCTGAATGCGACGATTGAAGCGACCGCAGCGGGAGATGCGGGCAAGGGGTTTGCGGTGGTGGCACATGAGATTAAAGAGCTCGCCACGCAATCCGCCCGAGCCGCAGAAGATATCACCCGCAAGATTGAGGCCGTGCAGACCAGTACCCGCGATGCCGTGCGTGCCATCGAGAGCGTCTCGGAAGTCATCAATCAATTGAGCGCGGCGGCTTCGACGATTCGTGTTTCGGTGGAAGAACAATCGGTGCTCGCCAAACGTAGCTCGGATAATCTGGGCGAAGCGAGTCACAGTGTGGGCGAAATCGCCAACTCGATTTCGGAAGTCTCGAAAGGGACGACGGAAATGTCTCGCAACGCGGGTGAGGCCGCCAAGGGTGCCAACGATGTCTCGCGCAACGCTGCTGAAGCCGCCCAAGGCGTGCGCGAAATCACCGCTGGCATTCAGCAAGTCAGCCAAAGCAGTCAGCAAACCTCGCTGAGTGCCAAGGAATTGACCACCGCCGCCACCCAATTGCAGAAAATCTCGGGAGAATTACAAGCGATCGTCAAACGATTCCGCTTGGAGGCATAG
- a CDS encoding chemotaxis protein CheW, with protein sequence MSDLVPIRSNALAIRDRNVPQPSEIQILTFRIGAYLFALQLEQVREVTLPPPITPIPHASNLVGGYVNLRGTIHLVIDLRQLLQAGEQSPIADHRLVLLESPGNDPFGVLVDAIGDIERLSRDRIEPPSSAMVELPGEDLLLGIGKRQGELCLLLDAERLIPLLEQSLTIPSPASS encoded by the coding sequence ATGAGTGACCTCGTGCCGATCCGTAGCAACGCCCTGGCGATCCGCGACCGTAACGTCCCGCAGCCAAGCGAAATTCAGATCCTCACCTTCCGAATCGGCGCGTATCTGTTTGCGCTGCAGTTGGAACAGGTGCGGGAAGTGACGCTGCCCCCGCCGATCACACCGATTCCGCACGCCAGCAATCTGGTGGGTGGATACGTGAATCTGCGAGGGACGATTCATTTGGTGATCGATTTGCGCCAATTGCTGCAAGCCGGTGAGCAATCGCCGATTGCGGATCATCGGTTGGTGTTGTTGGAATCTCCTGGCAACGACCCGTTTGGCGTGTTGGTGGACGCCATTGGCGACATCGAACGATTGTCACGGGATCGGATCGAACCGCCCAGTTCGGCCATGGTGGAATTACCGGGCGAAGATTTGCTGTTGGGCATCGGTAAACGACAGGGGGAACTCTGCTTGTTGCTGGATGCCGAGCGATTGATTCCACTTTTGGAACAATCGTTGACAATCCCCTCTCCTGCATCGTCCTAG
- a CDS encoding hybrid sensor histidine kinase/response regulator yields MDQRLPADSPTTPPDRTGLGVRIGIAVDSPLALEFVAEAKEHLTHLSDDLIALERRPPSEWAGSVQEMFRAIHSVKGTAGVLGFSIVESLAHAMETVLEQLRAQRQLPTHAVIDLLLSANDRMVALIDDLEHCHLEDVSGLVEKLREAAFGQSPASPPGSAGGPASMAGPTAGASSSSESSASAASGSAATGAPQSPYLQTLARFEVPGPPLAERPATHDHLYGLTVDFMACFQQQQRTPVQVLELIQRAGVILLAQLDVPERDLSGGLPQGAIRYRALIASPLPPLQFRAALPIPMVELVIVELPVTATETVPSPQAVISEAVVTHPAPRVEPLVPSGDPALVRPPATPTPAPQSLAVSTATLTPSPTLMPLAGTTLAPSESGISELPMGANSASASASSNQPPGMEKSSTLRIPVQLVDHLMTLAGELVLIRNQVMQSVSPNDTSLRPIVQRLNGIVSELQDAVMRTRMQPVGNLFNRFPRLVRDLGRQLGKQIRLEITGSEVELDKTVLETLSDPLTHLIRNACDHGIESPERRLATGKPAEGRISLNARHHGGQITIEISDDGKGLDPVSIRRKALQNGLSTSAELDRMSPRELYSLILLPGFSTAVAVTDVSGRGVGMDVVKVNLDRLGGGLEIESEPGQGTTFLLRVPLTLAIIPCLLVRIGSQRYALPQKDLEELVCLHGEHIAQRVETAFDQEVVRLRDQLLPLVRLSEVLSHPRPFTSADRSDILRRHRVNRQCTDLMLWFAVVKVGDQRFGLVVDEILSPEEIVVKPMHNSLKRLACFSGATILGDGKVSLILSVEGIARHVGVRFQSTTALATQAANPEADSVQNVLLFRSGPQEQFALPLAMIRRIVPLDINKVERVGDREFLTIDGVSTLLVRLEKMLSVSPTSPSQNQLLILPKNVRRAMGVVITEVIDTIPVKLEVTPDTCPVDGLVGTQLVNQKITLFLDIFRLADLVEQHERPNRAIQATQPLRGRDRPRRVLLVEDTQFFRHLVRGYLETLHFTVTTAVNGAEGLAIVEREEPFDLIVSDIEMPVMDGWEFARNLREHRHGANVPLLALTTLNSENDREKARQLGFDRHEVKLDRERFLQTVRDMLPAGRGGER; encoded by the coding sequence ATTGACCAACGTCTCCCCGCAGATTCGCCAACTACTCCGCCTGACCGGACTGGACTCGGGGTTCGCATTGGTATAGCCGTCGATTCCCCGCTGGCACTGGAATTTGTCGCCGAGGCCAAAGAACATCTCACCCATTTGAGCGATGATTTGATCGCGCTCGAACGTCGGCCGCCGTCCGAATGGGCGGGATCGGTCCAGGAGATGTTCCGCGCCATTCACTCCGTCAAAGGCACCGCCGGCGTGCTGGGATTTTCCATCGTGGAATCCCTCGCTCACGCCATGGAAACGGTGTTGGAGCAACTCCGCGCCCAACGCCAACTCCCCACCCATGCCGTTATCGATCTCTTGCTGTCGGCCAACGATCGCATGGTCGCGCTAATCGACGACCTTGAGCATTGCCACCTGGAGGATGTCTCCGGTCTCGTCGAAAAGCTCCGCGAAGCCGCCTTCGGCCAATCCCCCGCATCCCCCCCCGGATCGGCGGGCGGCCCGGCTTCGATGGCGGGTCCAACTGCTGGCGCATCGTCATCGTCGGAATCGAGTGCATCCGCAGCATCGGGCAGCGCCGCAACGGGTGCCCCGCAATCGCCGTATCTGCAAACCCTGGCACGATTTGAAGTGCCCGGCCCGCCATTGGCCGAACGCCCCGCGACGCACGATCATTTGTACGGGCTGACGGTCGATTTCATGGCCTGCTTCCAGCAGCAGCAACGAACGCCGGTCCAAGTGTTGGAGCTCATCCAACGAGCAGGCGTGATTCTGCTGGCGCAACTCGATGTCCCGGAACGGGATCTGTCTGGTGGGCTGCCGCAAGGTGCGATCCGCTATCGGGCACTCATCGCCAGCCCGCTTCCGCCGTTGCAGTTCCGCGCTGCGCTGCCGATTCCGATGGTGGAGTTGGTCATCGTCGAACTGCCCGTCACCGCGACCGAAACCGTTCCGTCGCCGCAAGCCGTGATTTCAGAAGCGGTTGTGACGCATCCGGCTCCTCGCGTCGAGCCACTTGTGCCCAGCGGCGATCCCGCGCTGGTGCGGCCCCCGGCCACGCCGACTCCGGCTCCGCAATCGCTGGCGGTCAGCACCGCCACGCTCACGCCATCGCCGACATTGATGCCGCTCGCCGGAACGACCTTGGCCCCCAGCGAAAGCGGCATCAGCGAATTGCCAATGGGGGCGAATTCGGCCAGCGCGAGTGCGAGCAGCAACCAGCCGCCGGGGATGGAAAAATCCAGTACCCTGCGGATTCCCGTGCAGTTGGTCGATCATCTGATGACACTAGCCGGGGAACTGGTGCTGATTCGCAATCAGGTGATGCAGTCCGTTTCGCCCAACGATACGAGTCTTCGACCAATCGTGCAGCGGCTCAACGGCATCGTCAGCGAATTGCAAGATGCGGTGATGCGCACCCGCATGCAGCCGGTGGGCAATCTGTTCAATCGCTTCCCTCGATTGGTGCGGGACTTAGGGCGGCAGTTGGGCAAACAGATTCGACTGGAGATTACCGGCAGCGAAGTCGAACTCGACAAGACCGTGCTGGAGACGCTCTCCGATCCGCTCACGCACCTGATCCGCAATGCCTGCGATCATGGCATCGAATCGCCCGAACGGCGACTGGCGACCGGCAAACCGGCCGAGGGGCGGATTTCGCTCAACGCTCGGCATCATGGCGGCCAAATTACCATCGAAATTTCCGATGATGGCAAAGGACTCGATCCGGTTTCGATTCGCCGCAAAGCGCTGCAAAATGGTCTCAGCACTTCTGCCGAACTCGATCGGATGAGCCCGCGCGAACTCTATTCGCTGATTCTGTTGCCGGGCTTCTCCACCGCGGTCGCCGTCACCGATGTCTCGGGCCGTGGCGTGGGGATGGATGTCGTCAAAGTCAATCTCGATCGGTTGGGCGGCGGCCTGGAGATCGAATCCGAACCGGGCCAAGGCACCACATTCCTGCTGCGCGTGCCGTTGACACTGGCGATTATTCCCTGCTTGCTGGTGCGCATTGGTTCCCAACGCTACGCCTTGCCGCAGAAGGACTTAGAGGAATTGGTCTGTCTCCACGGCGAGCATATTGCCCAGCGTGTGGAGACGGCATTCGATCAAGAAGTGGTCCGATTGCGCGACCAATTATTGCCCTTGGTGCGTCTTTCGGAGGTTCTCTCGCATCCGCGTCCGTTCACGAGTGCGGATCGCAGCGACATTTTGCGCCGGCATCGCGTCAATCGCCAGTGCACGGATCTGATGCTCTGGTTTGCGGTGGTGAAAGTCGGCGATCAACGCTTTGGCCTGGTCGTGGACGAGATTCTCTCCCCGGAAGAAATCGTCGTCAAACCGATGCACAATTCGCTCAAACGACTCGCCTGCTTTAGTGGGGCGACCATTCTGGGCGACGGGAAAGTCTCGCTGATTCTGAGCGTCGAAGGCATCGCTCGGCATGTGGGTGTTCGCTTCCAATCGACCACCGCGCTGGCGACGCAAGCGGCCAATCCCGAGGCGGATTCGGTGCAAAATGTGCTGCTGTTCCGCTCCGGGCCGCAGGAGCAATTTGCCTTGCCGTTGGCGATGATTCGCCGCATTGTGCCGCTGGATATCAACAAAGTGGAACGGGTCGGCGATCGGGAATTTCTGACCATCGATGGCGTTTCGACGCTGCTGGTGCGGCTGGAAAAAATGCTCTCCGTCTCGCCGACTTCGCCGAGTCAGAATCAACTGCTGATTTTGCCGAAGAATGTCCGCCGCGCCATGGGCGTGGTCATCACCGAGGTGATCGACACGATTCCGGTGAAACTGGAAGTGACGCCGGACACTTGCCCGGTGGATGGGTTGGTGGGCACGCAGTTGGTGAATCAGAAAATCACGCTATTTCTGGACATTTTCCGACTCGCGGATCTGGTCGAACAGCACGAACGACCGAATCGCGCAATTCAGGCGACGCAACCGCTGCGTGGCCGAGATCGCCCCCGTCGCGTCCTGCTGGTGGAAGATACGCAGTTCTTTCGGCATCTGGTGCGGGGCTATCTGGAGACGCTGCACTTCACCGTCACCACGGCCGTCAACGGCGCGGAGGGGCTGGCGATTGTCGAACGCGAAGAACCATTTGATTTGATCGTCTCGGATATCGAAATGCCAGTGATGGATGGCTGGGAATTCGCTCGCAATTTGCGCGAACACCGCCACGGGGCGAACGTGCCACTGCTGGCACTCACCACGCTCAATAGCGAAAATGACCGCGAAAAGGCCCGCCAATTGGGATTCGATCGACACGAAGTCAAACTCGACCGCGAACGATTCTTGCAAACGGTGCGGGATATGCTGCCGGCGGGCCGCGGAGGTGAGCGATGA
- a CDS encoding Hpt domain-containing protein, translated as MFDVSLLDLFKAELEVHVPALSEGLLCLEKDPHQPKILESLMRAAHSIKGAAKIIGVESAVRIAHVMEDCFVAAQKGQITITPQAMDVLLQGVDALQQIQPSPDDPDGSASVPVARVSQLTDAISAIRNGTLPATPAPAQSAPAPAEVTSAAATPVVATVPNAPPIAPPPTLRPGGNLDALQAETMRLQLADMLTHGTPEVQLDLGAVRDVDPTGLAFLAQLAGNAARKSPRPRLRLTNVSPQIRQLLRLTGLDSGFALV; from the coding sequence ATGTTTGATGTCTCTCTGCTGGACTTGTTCAAAGCCGAGCTAGAGGTTCATGTCCCGGCATTGAGTGAAGGGTTACTCTGCCTGGAGAAGGACCCGCATCAACCCAAAATTTTGGAATCGTTGATGCGTGCGGCCCATTCGATTAAGGGCGCAGCAAAAATTATTGGCGTCGAAAGTGCCGTGCGCATTGCTCACGTCATGGAAGATTGCTTCGTCGCCGCTCAAAAAGGCCAAATTACCATCACGCCCCAGGCCATGGATGTGCTGCTTCAGGGCGTGGATGCCCTGCAGCAGATTCAGCCCAGCCCGGACGATCCCGATGGTTCGGCATCGGTGCCCGTCGCGCGGGTATCGCAACTAACCGATGCGATTTCCGCCATCCGAAATGGCACCCTTCCCGCGACTCCGGCTCCGGCGCAATCGGCCCCGGCTCCAGCGGAGGTCACTTCTGCGGCGGCTACTCCCGTGGTGGCGACCGTGCCAAATGCGCCGCCAATTGCACCGCCGCCAACCTTGCGGCCCGGCGGCAATCTCGACGCGCTGCAAGCCGAGACGATGCGGTTACAACTGGCCGACATGCTCACTCATGGCACCCCCGAGGTGCAGCTCGACTTGGGAGCGGTGCGTGATGTGGACCCTACCGGGCTGGCGTTTCTGGCCCAACTGGCCGGGAACGCCGCGCGGAAGTCGCCGCGCCCCCGACTCCGATTGACCAACGTCTCCCCGCAGATTCGCCAACTACTCCGCCTGACCGGACTGGACTCGGGGTTCGCATTGGTATAG
- a CDS encoding SpoIIE family protein phosphatase, with protein sequence MATVATARSSASTLGPTSSMPMVVLLVDDQAIVGEAIRRMLAGESNLQFHFCSDPSQAIAMANQLQPTVILQDLVMPDIDGLTLVKFFRANPKTRDVPMIVLSSKEEAEVKAQAFAVGANDYLVKLPDKLELLARVKYHSKGYIATLERNEAYARLEESQRLLAEEVGQAAKYVASLLPEPLDDGRVAVDWRFVPSTQLGGDSFGYHWLDDDHFAVYLLDVSGHGVGSSLLSVSAMNVLRSQALPNTDFRDPGQVLTGLNNAFPMEKHGDKYFTIWYGVYRHSTRTLMYSGGGHPSGLLATGPELRAVRLQELPSEGPLNGMMPDLMFDTSSVELGPQAELFLFSDGVFEIEQPDGKMWQFHEFVEFMDGLAPGPSRMDRLHTHAKRLRGMETLNDDFSILCARFPSAASNG encoded by the coding sequence ATGGCAACCGTTGCAACCGCTCGCAGTTCGGCATCGACGCTCGGGCCGACCAGTTCGATGCCGATGGTGGTGCTGCTGGTGGACGATCAGGCGATTGTTGGGGAGGCGATTCGGCGGATGCTCGCCGGGGAGTCGAATCTGCAATTTCACTTCTGTAGCGACCCCTCGCAGGCGATTGCGATGGCGAACCAGCTTCAGCCGACGGTGATCTTGCAGGATTTGGTGATGCCAGACATCGACGGTCTGACATTGGTGAAGTTCTTTCGCGCCAATCCCAAGACGCGCGATGTGCCGATGATCGTGCTGTCCAGCAAAGAGGAAGCGGAAGTTAAAGCGCAAGCGTTTGCAGTGGGGGCGAACGATTATTTGGTGAAGCTGCCGGACAAGCTCGAGCTGCTGGCCCGCGTGAAGTATCACTCCAAAGGGTATATTGCGACGCTGGAGCGGAACGAAGCCTATGCCCGGTTGGAAGAAAGTCAGCGGCTGCTGGCGGAAGAGGTGGGGCAGGCGGCGAAATATGTCGCATCGCTGTTGCCGGAACCGCTCGACGATGGCCGCGTGGCCGTTGATTGGCGATTTGTCCCCTCGACGCAGTTGGGTGGAGATTCGTTTGGGTATCATTGGCTGGATGACGATCACTTTGCGGTCTACTTGTTGGATGTCAGCGGGCACGGGGTTGGCTCGTCGCTGCTGTCGGTGTCGGCGATGAATGTGCTGCGGTCGCAGGCGCTGCCGAATACCGATTTTCGCGATCCCGGTCAGGTGCTTACCGGGCTGAACAATGCGTTTCCGATGGAAAAGCACGGGGACAAGTATTTTACTATTTGGTACGGCGTCTATCGCCATTCGACGCGGACGCTGATGTATTCCGGTGGTGGGCATCCTTCGGGGCTGTTGGCGACGGGGCCGGAGTTGCGCGCGGTGCGCTTGCAGGAACTGCCATCCGAAGGGCCGTTGAATGGGATGATGCCCGATTTGATGTTCGACACTTCGAGCGTGGAATTGGGACCGCAAGCGGAGTTGTTCCTGTTCAGCGACGGCGTCTTTGAGATCGAGCAACCCGATGGCAAAATGTGGCAATTCCACGAATTTGTCGAATTCATGGATGGGCTGGCTCCCGGGCCGAGTCGCATGGACCGCTTGCATACCCACGCCAAGCGATTGCGGGGGATGGAGACGCTGAACGACGATTTTTCAATTCTTTGCGCCCGTTTCCCATCGGCTGCATCCAACGGATAG
- a CDS encoding efflux RND transporter periplasmic adaptor subunit, protein MSHAVGRRWGCVVLLSSLLLTSCQRTENQYVPPPPPEVTVASPVSAELMNYLEYNGNLAAYEFVEIQPRTKGYVEKIHFRPGTFVNKGDLLVTIDSRPAKAALAKAEAELKAKLAIQQRSEDRLQRAKAAGTSVPREEVILIQETLNEVKAEVELYRANVDLAKLELDYTSVRAPISGRISRNLVDTGALVAEGTPLTTIAHVDKLYAYFVTTERNMLAYRRLNPDARTHPGGKTPLPVFIGLEDDIGYPREGVFDAPDNQIDAETGTLQLRALFDNPDRLLVPGSNIRVRIPAGKEKCLLVPAAAIGIDQGGKYVLVVDDNNKVERRSVTVGAIEGALRRIQNGIQISDRIVINGLQRARPGAIVTPIVGSFTESSPLATK, encoded by the coding sequence ATGAGCCACGCCGTGGGCCGTCGTTGGGGCTGTGTGGTGCTGTTGAGTTCGCTACTGCTGACTTCGTGTCAACGCACGGAGAATCAGTACGTTCCGCCGCCGCCGCCCGAGGTCACCGTAGCCTCTCCTGTTTCTGCCGAGTTGATGAATTATCTCGAATACAATGGCAACCTTGCCGCGTATGAGTTTGTCGAGATTCAACCGCGCACCAAAGGCTATGTCGAAAAGATTCATTTTCGTCCGGGCACGTTTGTCAATAAGGGCGATTTGCTGGTCACGATCGATTCGCGCCCCGCGAAGGCGGCGCTGGCCAAGGCGGAAGCCGAGCTGAAGGCCAAACTGGCAATCCAACAACGCTCCGAAGACCGTTTGCAACGGGCGAAAGCCGCCGGGACATCCGTCCCGCGCGAGGAAGTGATTCTCATTCAAGAGACACTCAACGAAGTCAAAGCCGAAGTCGAGCTATATCGTGCCAATGTCGATTTGGCCAAGCTGGAATTGGATTACACATCCGTTCGGGCACCGATCTCGGGGCGAATTAGCCGCAACCTGGTGGATACCGGGGCACTGGTCGCCGAAGGAACGCCGCTGACGACGATTGCACACGTGGACAAGTTGTATGCGTACTTCGTGACCACTGAACGCAACATGTTGGCATATCGGCGGTTAAATCCGGATGCGCGGACGCACCCTGGTGGGAAGACGCCGTTGCCGGTGTTCATCGGCCTGGAAGACGACATTGGCTATCCCCGAGAAGGGGTGTTCGATGCCCCGGATAACCAGATCGATGCGGAGACGGGCACGCTGCAACTGCGGGCGTTGTTCGACAATCCGGATCGGCTGCTGGTTCCGGGCAGCAACATTCGGGTGCGCATTCCAGCGGGCAAGGAAAAATGCCTGCTGGTGCCCGCAGCGGCCATTGGCATCGACCAAGGCGGCAAATATGTGCTGGTGGTCGATGACAACAATAAGGTCGAACGACGATCGGTGACGGTGGGGGCCATTGAAGGGGCGTTGCGACGCATCCAAAATGGCATCCAAATCTCCGACCGAATCGTCATCAACGGCCTGCAGCGCGCCCGACCGGGGGCAATCGTCACGCCGATTGTGGGGTCGTTCACCGAAAGCTCACCTCTGGCAACCAAGTGA